From the genome of bacterium:
AAGCTCATTTTAAATTAGGGGTGGCTTACTTGGAGAATAAAAGATTAGAAGAAGCTATCTCGGCTTTACAAAGAACAATCTCTTTAAAAGAAGACCATCTTGAAGCTCATTTTAAATTAGGGGTGGCTTATAAAGATAAAAAAGCTTATGAAGAGGCGATCAGGTTTCTTAAAAAAGGGATAGCTTTAAATGAGAATTGTCCCTCGTTCCATTATTTACTAGGGTGTATCTACTATGAAAAAGAAGAATGGGCTGAAGCTGTGAAAAGCTTAAAGCAAGCTATTAATAAAAAAAGCGACTTTGCTGAGGCTTTCTTTTATTTAAGTATGTGCTTTGAAGCTTTAGAAAAAAATAAAGAAGCTATAGAAAATTATAAAAAGACGTTATCTTTGAAGAAGGATTTTGTAGAGGCTTATTATAGATTAGGAGAAATTTACATAAAAAAAGATTTACTTCGTGAAGCAATTATTGTTTTTGAAAAAGCCCTTTATTATAAACCAAATTATGCTTTATGTTATCAAAAATTAGGTGATATCTACTTAAAAAAGAAGATGTCCAAGCAAGCTATTTCTTGTTACCAAGAAGCTCTTAAGATTCGTTCTGATTTAGCCGTAGCTTATTTAAACTTAGGTGATGCTTATATAGAAGAAGGTCTTTTTGAAGAAGCCTTGTCTTCTTACAAAGAGTCTATAGTTATTCATCCTCATAATGCTAAAGCTTATATGAACTTAGGTAATACTTATCGATTTTTAAAGAAGATAGAAGAAGCTATTACTTCATTTAAGAAGTCCCTGGAGTTAGATCCTAATAATCATCACTGTTATCATCTGTTAGGTAAGACTTATGAGGAAGCTAAGGATTATGAAAAGGCCATAGATGTTTACAAGCGAGCTTTAGTGATTAAACTTGATTTCTTTGATCTGTATTTAAGCTTAGGAAATGTCTATGTAAAAACTAAAGACTATTTAGAAGCTACCAATGCTTATCAAAAAGCCTTAGACTTAAATAAATACTACTTAGATATTTATTTTTACTTAGGAGAGATATATTCCGAGATGAAAGAACATCAAAAAGCTATTAATGCTTATGAAAATGTCTTAAATGTTGATTCTAAAAACGCAGTAGCTTACTATAATTTAGGCAATGTTTACTCTGATGTCAAAGAATATGATCAAGCTATTGGGGCTTACCAAGAAGCAATTAATTTAAATCCTGAATACGCCCAAGCTTACTATAATTTAGGCAATGTTTACTCCCAAAAGGGAAAGAAAAAAGAGGTAATTAATGCTTACTCCCAAGCTCTCTCCATTGATCCTTCTGATGTTAATGCTTACTATAATTTAGGAAATGTTTATTTAGACGAAGGAATAAGTGAGAAGGCGATAGAAGCATACAAAGAAGCAATCAAAGCTAATCCTAACTTTGCTACTGCTTATTATAATTTAGGTAATATTTACTTTGATCAAGAGGAATATGATGAAGCTATAAAATTTTATGAGAAAGCCATTGAAATAAATCCAATAGATGTAGAAAGTTTATTTAATTTAGGAAATACTTATATTAAGAAGAAAATGTTTAGAGAAGCTATAAAAGCATACCAGAGAGCGATTATGATTAAACCTGATTTAGTTGAGGCTTACACTAATTTAGGAAGTGCTTATGGTGATATAGGAATGTATCAAGAGTCCATAGGAGCTATATTAAACGCCATTAAGATTAATCCTCGAATGCCAGAGTCATATTGTAATTTAGCCGAAGTATATTTAAAAAATCACCAAATAATGGAATCCATAGATTATTTTAAAAAAGCCATCGACATTAAGCCAGAAATGAGTGATGCTTATGCTGGTTTAGGAGAAAGTTATTTTCAATTATCAGAATTTAAAGAAGCCCTGAAATATTATAAGAAAGCCATTGAATTAGATTTTAAAAATCCTGAACTTTATAAGGGTTTAGGGAAAATCTTAGAAGAGATAAGCAGGAGAAAGAAGATCAAGAATAATTTCGTAGACAAGGTTCTTGACCAACAGCAACTCTAATGATATGACCCTGTCCCTGCAATAGAGGTAATTATATGACCTTGGTGATACTTGATGATATATGATCCTACTTGATAAGGTAATTATATGACCTTGGTGATAATTGCTGGTCCTACTGCTGTAGGAAAGAGCGAAGTAGCTTTTGAAATAGCTAAAGAGTTAAAAGGAGAAATTGTTTCTGCTGATTCTAGACAAATATACCGCTTTATGAATATTGGCACGGCTAAGCCTTCTTCTGCTTTTCTTGATAAGATTCCCCATCATTTGATTGATATTATAAATCCTGACGAAGAGTTTTCTGCTTCTTTATTTAAAGAATTAGCCCAAGAAAAGATAGCCGATATTAGCAGCAGAAGAAAAATTCCTATTTTAACTGGAGGTTGTGGTTTATACATTAATGTGATTACTCAGGGATTATTTCCTCTTTCACCTTCTTCTAAAGAGCTTAGAAAAAAACTAGGGGCAAAGTGTTCTCTATTAGAATTGTACCAAAAACTACGTGAGGTAGATTTAGAAACAGCTTTAAAGCTTTCTCCTAATGATAAGTTTAGAATTATTAGAGCTTTGGAGGTATACTATTTAACTGGAAAAAAGATATCAAGACTTAGAAAAGAGGAGACTATAAAGAATAACTATCGTTCTCTATCCATAGGATTAACGGTAGATAGAAGTCTATTGTATAAAAAGATTAACGAACGAGTAGAAAAGATGTTTAAAGATGGTTTTTTAGAGGAAGTTAAAGGTTTGATCAAGATGGGGTATAGCGAAGACCTATCTTCAATGATGAGTTTAGGTTATAAACAGGTGGTAAAACATTTAAAAGAAGAAATAAGCTTAGAAGAAGCAAAACTGTCTATCGAAAAGGAAACGAGAAATTATGCCAAGAGACAGGTTACTTGGTTTAAGAATAAGGAGAAGCTTAAATGGTTTTCACCGGGAGAGGTAAGTAAAATAATAGAAGAAGTTAGAATTTTTTCAAATTTATAGATAACAAATTACCTGCTATAAATGAATTTTGAAAGTTTGACCCTTACGGCCCTCCTTCTGATATTTTTCGAAGATAAAGTTTAGCGCAAGTACAAGCAAGATTTCGAACTTTAGCTATATAACTTACCCGTTGAGTAACGCTAATTATTCCTCGAGCTTCTAATAAATTAAAGATATGAGAACATTTTAAGGTATAGTCATAAGCAGGTAAGACTACCTCTCTTTTAAGGATAGCTAATGCCTCTTGCTCATATTTACTAAATAAATCCAAGAGAAGACTTCCATCGGCTAATTCAAAATTATAAAGAGAATTTTCATATTCACTTTTCTTATGGACATCTCCGTAAGTAGTGGTATTATTCCAAGCAATATTAAAGACATTATCTAATTTCTGAACATACATCGCTATTCTTTCTAATCCGTAAGTTATTTCCACAGAAATAGGATCTAAATCTATCCCTCCTACTTGCTGAAAATAAGTAAATTGAGTAATCTCTAACCCATCTAACCAAACTTCCCAGCCTAAACCCCAAGCTCCAAGGGTAGGAGATTCCCAGTCATCTTCTACAAACCTAATGTCATGAAATAAAGGATCAATCCCTATCTCTTTTAAACTTTGTAAATACATTTCTTGAATATTGCCAACGGTAGGTTTAATAATTACTTGAAGCTGATAGTAATGCTGAAGACGATTAGGATTTTCTCCATATCTTCCATCAGCCGGGCGTCGACTTGGTTCAACATAGACAGCCCTCCATGGTGCTGGACCTAAAGACCTTAAAAAAGTAGCCGGATTAAAAGTTCCTGCCCCTACTTCTATATCATATGGCTGAACCAGCAAACAACCTTTATCGATCCAAAAAGATAAAAGTTTTAAGATAATCTCTTGAAAAGTCATTCTTCTATCATGCTTTCATAAAATTTTAGAGATTTTAAGGGTGAAGGTAGATAATAAGCTAAATAATTATCTAAGATAATCCCTTTTAAGTTCTTCAAAGTCTCTTTAGATAAACTAAGTTTTGAGACTTCGTTAAGTTTCAAATATAATAAATTTCTTAAAAGCTCTAACATCTGAAAAGAAAGATCCATAGTCTTCATACCTTGACTACAATCAAAACAAACTACTCCTCCTTCTAAAAAGGAAAGTTTAACTTTGGTCAACCCCGTTAGAGAACTTTGTTCTCTAACCGTCTGTGCCAACGATGGTTTTAAACCACAGTCGGCTTTCTCTATCGGGATCTTACAGACTAAACAGTTTTTTAAATGGATCCTTAATCCTAAAAAGGAGAATAACTTTAAAACAAAAGCATAAATATAAAGAGAATGGTACCCTTTAGAAATCAACTGTAAACTCTTTAAAGTTAATAAAAATATCCTTAAATCTGGTTCCTTCCCTACTAAAGCTAAATCTAAGATTTCTACTAAACATAAAGCTGTGGCAGTCTTTTTTAAATCCTCTCTTATTGGCGAATGAGAAGAGATAAGCTTAGCTTGAATTAAGGTATACAAATTTTGGTCTGTTTTTTGATAAAATTGCGTCTCTAAGTAAGTAAATTTTTCCAAGCTAAACCCAAATTTATTATTAAGTCTTTTAGAACCTTTAGCCACAGCAAAAATTCTTCCCCATTTAACAGTAAGCAAGCTAATGATCTTACTATCTTCACTTAAGGATTGGCTTTTTAAAATAATGGCTTTGGTTTTAAAATAAGACATCTTAAGTTACATGGAAACCGATAAAAACTTGACATAATAATTGTATTTCCACCCCCTACCCCCGCCAGCGGGGGATAGTAGGGCTCGTCCCTGTCCGTGAAGGCGACGAAACAACAGTCACCCACAAAGATATCCCCCGCTGGCGGGGGTAGGGGGTGGATTTTCCCTACGAGGTATGTCAACTTAATTAATGGATTGCATATACTAATTCTTACAAAAATCTTACATCTTAATCTTCTGAATTTTTTTCCATCAGTTTTTCTAATTTAACTTTATTAATTGATCTTTTACTAGCCCCAATGATGGTAATTCTCATCTTCTCATCTTTAATTACCTCTCCAATAGAAGGAATATACTTTAAAGTTTCTAAGATATAGCCACTAATGGTCTCAAAATCTTCTTCTTCTGGGAAATTAACCTGAAGTTCTTCTTCAATCTTTTTTATGGCAGTGCTTCCTTCGATTAAGTAAGTATTTTTATCTAAACTCTTGATCTGTCTCTTTTCTTGTTCATGTTCATCTTGAATCTCTCCAAACATCTCTTCTAAGATATCTTCTAAGGTCACAATCCCTGAAGTTCCCCCATATTCATCAACCACAATGGCAATATGAATAGCTTTTGCTCTAAATTCTTTTAATAAATCACCTATATGTTTTGCTTCTGGAACAAAGAAAGGAATATGAATAAATTCAATGGCTCTAAAATCAGCCTTTTCTTCCCAAAAATTTAGTACATCTTTAATGTAGATAAGACCAATAATATTATCAATATTTTCTTCATAGACTGGAATTCTGGAATACTTACATTCTCCAAACACTTTAATAATCTCTTTAATATCAGCACTTGCTTCTACGCAAATTATATTAGTTCGAGGAGTCATTATTTTTTTAACTTCAATTTTTGAAAGATCAAAGACTTTATTAAAAATTTCACCTTCTCTTTCTTCGGCCAGATCTTTTCTTTTACTTTTGGTAATAAAAAATCTTATCTTCTCTTGAGTAAAGTAATTTTCTTTCTTTTTTTCAATCTCGATCAAAGATTTATTAAGATAAGATACCATTTTTAGAAATGGCGAAAAAATTTTAAGAATTAATTGAAGAAAAGGAGCGATAAAGATAATTAACTTGTTCTTCTTTTTATGAAAGATAGCCTTAGGAATAGCTTCGGCAAATATTAACATGATCATGGCTAATATTATTCCTGATAAAAACTCATGCCCCTTATATTCTGAAGCGGTAAAAACAGCCGCCGAAACACTAAATAAATTATTTCCAATTAAGACACAAATAATAACGATACTGGGATTTTTTACTAAATCATAGACAATTAAAGCTTTTTTTCTTCCTCTTCTTACTTCATGGCAAAGTTTAACCTGATCTAAAGAAAGAATACCTATTTCTGTTCCAGCCAAAAGAGCACTTAATAAGATACAAATAAGAATAATTAAGAAAATAGTCAGAGACATAAGCTATACCTGGTCAAACTCATCCTTGATTTCACCTACAATCTCTTCCATTAAATCTTCTATCGTTGCTAAACCAATGGCTTTTCCTTTTTTATCAGTGACCATCGCGAGATGAACTTTACTACTCTGGAGCTCATAAAAAAGCTTATTTATTTTTTTTGACTCTGAAACAAAGAATACCTTTTTAATAAATTCCTTTAAATTTATATCCTTTAAATTTATATCTTTATCTCTACCAAAATATTCTAATAAGTCTTTAGCGTAAATTATCCCTATAATATTAGAATTATTATTTTTGTAAACAGGAAGCCGAGAAAATCCAGTCTTTTTTATGATCCTTAAAACATCTCTCAGTTTATCATTAATTGAGACAGAAGCAACCTTGTCTATAGGAATCATCACCTCTTTAACATTGGTCTTACTAAATTCAAAGATCTTATGGATCATTCTTTCCTCTTCCTCTTTTATTATTCCCTCTTTTTTACTAATTTCAAGCATCGACCTTACTTCTTCTTCCGTAAATTCCTCTTTAATCTCTTTTTTTCCGGTAAATAAATTTATAATAAAGAGCAGCATTACTTTTAGAGGCGTAACTAAGATGGAAAATGCATAAAAATAAGGTTTAATTAGCCTTATTGATAATTCAGAATTTTTAAGGGCAAAAGTCTTGGGAATTATTTCCCCATAAAGAATCATGATGATAGTCATTAAAACAATAGCAGCTGCTACACCAAAACCTACCTTTATTCTTGTGGCGTCACAAATATCTATTAAAAGCGAAGTAGCAAAAATAGAAGCAAAAGTATTAACTAAGATATTACCAATTAAAATATTGGCTAAGACCTCTTTAGGTTGATTTAACATTTTAATTAATCTCTGATTAGAAGCGATCTTCTCTTTGCTAAATTCACTTAAAGAAAAAAATGCGGTTTCAAAACTAGAAAACATAGCTGAAAACAGGACCAAAATTCCTACTAAAGCAAATTTTCCAAATAAGTAGTAAAGGTTTATTTCACTTGACATATATACTAAAAACTTTCTTACCCTAAAACAAGAAATATCACTAAGGTAATAGCTATTCCCAAGACCGCCCCTACAATAACTTCACTGTAACTATGAAATCCACTTCCAACTCTACTTCTACCTAAAAGAGCAGCTAATAAAAAGGTTAATATGATAATTAAAGGATTTTTAGTGATCAAGGCAATAGAAGTCCAGATAGAAAAAGCTACCGCACTATGGCCGCTAGGCATACCTCCTTGCATAGGAGTTCCCCGTCCAATATAGATCTTGCCCATAATGGTAATTAAAACAACCATGATTAGACTAATAAAGACAAGATAGCCTGGAATTTCTCGAACTTTATAAATGATTGCTTTCTCTGAAACATAACTAAGATGAGGGTATAAGATTAAATATCCTACTACAAAGGCATTAAAAGCAGAGACTAAGACTGCTCCCGCCGCTAAATCTTTTCCAATGCGAACTAAAGTATGATATCGATTTTCAGTAATTAAATCTAAAATAGATTCTATAGCGGTATTGATAATTTCACAAATTATGACTAAGGTGGCAGAAAAAAATAAAATTACTAATTCCAGGCGGGTTAAATCCAAAAAAAGAGTACTGATAAATATTAAAAGAGCCATGATGAAGTGGGTCCGGAGATGTTTTTGAGTCCGTAGCCCGTAAACAATTCCAGCTAAAGCATAATTAAAACTTTGAACTATTTTTAAGGTATTTAAATTAATGTTAACAACTCCTCTTCTTTTTCCCTCATCTTAGTCTCATCTTCTACCTTTAAATGATCATATCCTAAAAGATGGAGAAGACCGTGGATAATTAAGATATTAAGTTCTTTTTCAAGACTATGATTTAAATCATTAGCTTGCTTGCCAGCTGTTTGAACAGAAATAATAACTTCTCCTAAAAAAGAATCTTCTTTAATTAAAGGATAATAAGCTTCTCTAAAAGCAAAAGCTAAAACATCAGTAGCTTTATTGATACCTCGATATTCCTTATTTAACTTTTTTATAAATTGGTCATTACTAAAGACAAGACTAATCTTCCCTTTCTCGCCTAAATGTTTTAATAGCCTTAGTCCAATCTTCTTTATTTTCTCAATCTTTATTAATTCCTTCCTTTGGCAATTAGCTACTTGAACTTGTCGAGTAAGCATTAAATTAATTTTCCTTAAGTCTTTCTTCTTGAGGATATTCTATCCGTCCATGATAGGCGACAGAAAGAACTTTAGAAAAAACAGCGGCAATCTTATTAAGGTCTTTTAAGGAAAGATCACATTCATTTAACTGAGAATCTATAAATTTATTATTAATAACTTTTTTTACTGTTTCTTCAATTCTAAGATGAGTAAGCTTAGGTAAAGCTCTAATAGCAGCTTCTACTGTATCAGCTAACATCACAATTGCTGCTTCTTTAGATTGAGGAAGAGGTCCCGGATATCGAAAGCTATCTTCGTCTATTTTAGTCTCTTTTTTACCTTCTTCCTCTTCTTTCCGGGCTAAATTATAAAAATAACTTATTAAAGAAGTCCCATGGTGTTCTTGAATAATGTTGATAATCTTTTGAGGTAGTTTTCCTTTCCTGGCAATCTCCACTCCATCTTTAACATGAAATTTTAAGATAGAAGCACTTAAATTTGGCTTTAAGCCGTCGTGAGGATTATAATTAGTTTGGTTTTCTACAAAGTATTCAGGCTTATTAATCTTTCCAATATCATGATAATAAGCTCCAACCCGAGTTAATAAGATATTAGCTTCTATCGCATCAGCTGCTTTTTCCGCTAAATTTCCTAAAGATTGACTATGCTGATAAGTTCCTGGCGCTTCTATAGAAAGTTTTTTAAGCAAAGGAGCATTTAAGTCAGATAATTCTAAGAGCTTAAAATTAGTAGTCCTCTTAGTTAATTTTTCTAAAAATGGCAAGATTCCTATGGTTAATATAGCCGAGATGATACCATTAATAAAAGCTCGTAAAGTCAAAGTACTCAAAAAGATATAACTTGTTTGGTTTATTAAACCAAACCCTGCAACAATAAATACATTAACTAAAGCAATAGTTATTCCACTCTTAGTTAAATCGCTCTTTACTTTAGCAAAAGAGGAAGCATAGATAGCGATAACCCCACTTCCCAGATAAAAGATTAAAAGATTCAAGCTATTACCGGTCATCATTCCTGAAACGATACTTAAAAACATGGTCGCCAATAAAGCAATCTCTTGGTTTAAGAAGATTGCCATTAACATCGAAAAAGTAGCCATAGGAATAAAGTAAGGAGATAATCCTTTCCAGATAGCCACCTTAACTAAAACTACAACTACCAAAACAATGATACTTAAAAATAATAACTC
Proteins encoded in this window:
- a CDS encoding tetratricopeptide repeat protein, which produces AHFKLGVAYLENKRLEEAISALQRTISLKEDHLEAHFKLGVAYKDKKAYEEAIRFLKKGIALNENCPSFHYLLGCIYYEKEEWAEAVKSLKQAINKKSDFAEAFFYLSMCFEALEKNKEAIENYKKTLSLKKDFVEAYYRLGEIYIKKDLLREAIIVFEKALYYKPNYALCYQKLGDIYLKKKMSKQAISCYQEALKIRSDLAVAYLNLGDAYIEEGLFEEALSSYKESIVIHPHNAKAYMNLGNTYRFLKKIEEAITSFKKSLELDPNNHHCYHLLGKTYEEAKDYEKAIDVYKRALVIKLDFFDLYLSLGNVYVKTKDYLEATNAYQKALDLNKYYLDIYFYLGEIYSEMKEHQKAINAYENVLNVDSKNAVAYYNLGNVYSDVKEYDQAIGAYQEAINLNPEYAQAYYNLGNVYSQKGKKKEVINAYSQALSIDPSDVNAYYNLGNVYLDEGISEKAIEAYKEAIKANPNFATAYYNLGNIYFDQEEYDEAIKFYEKAIEINPIDVESLFNLGNTYIKKKMFREAIKAYQRAIMIKPDLVEAYTNLGSAYGDIGMYQESIGAILNAIKINPRMPESYCNLAEVYLKNHQIMESIDYFKKAIDIKPEMSDAYAGLGESYFQLSEFKEALKYYKKAIELDFKNPELYKGLGKILEEISRRKKIKNNFVDKVLDQQQL
- the miaA gene encoding tRNA (adenosine(37)-N6)-dimethylallyltransferase MiaA, which produces MTLVIIAGPTAVGKSEVAFEIAKELKGEIVSADSRQIYRFMNIGTAKPSSAFLDKIPHHLIDIINPDEEFSASLFKELAQEKIADISSRRKIPILTGGCGLYINVITQGLFPLSPSSKELRKKLGAKCSLLELYQKLREVDLETALKLSPNDKFRIIRALEVYYLTGKKISRLRKEETIKNNYRSLSIGLTVDRSLLYKKINERVEKMFKDGFLEEVKGLIKMGYSEDLSSMMSLGYKQVVKHLKEEISLEEAKLSIEKETRNYAKRQVTWFKNKEKLKWFSPGEVSKIIEEVRIFSNL
- a CDS encoding glycine--tRNA ligase subunit alpha, coding for MTFQEIILKLLSFWIDKGCLLVQPYDIEVGAGTFNPATFLRSLGPAPWRAVYVEPSRRPADGRYGENPNRLQHYYQLQVIIKPTVGNIQEMYLQSLKEIGIDPLFHDIRFVEDDWESPTLGAWGLGWEVWLDGLEITQFTYFQQVGGIDLDPISVEITYGLERIAMYVQKLDNVFNIAWNNTTTYGDVHKKSEYENSLYNFELADGSLLLDLFSKYEQEALAILKREVVLPAYDYTLKCSHIFNLLEARGIISVTQRVSYIAKVRNLACTCAKLYLRKISEGGP
- the recO gene encoding DNA repair protein RecO; translated protein: MSYFKTKAIILKSQSLSEDSKIISLLTVKWGRIFAVAKGSKRLNNKFGFSLEKFTYLETQFYQKTDQNLYTLIQAKLISSHSPIREDLKKTATALCLVEILDLALVGKEPDLRIFLLTLKSLQLISKGYHSLYIYAFVLKLFSFLGLRIHLKNCLVCKIPIEKADCGLKPSLAQTVREQSSLTGLTKVKLSFLEGGVVCFDCSQGMKTMDLSFQMLELLRNLLYLKLNEVSKLSLSKETLKNLKGIILDNYLAYYLPSPLKSLKFYESMIEE
- a CDS encoding hemolysin family protein, with the protein product MSLTIFLIILICILLSALLAGTEIGILSLDQVKLCHEVRRGRKKALIVYDLVKNPSIVIICVLIGNNLFSVSAAVFTASEYKGHEFLSGIILAMIMLIFAEAIPKAIFHKKKNKLIIFIAPFLQLILKIFSPFLKMVSYLNKSLIEIEKKKENYFTQEKIRFFITKSKRKDLAEEREGEIFNKVFDLSKIEVKKIMTPRTNIICVEASADIKEIIKVFGECKYSRIPVYEENIDNIIGLIYIKDVLNFWEEKADFRAIEFIHIPFFVPEAKHIGDLLKEFRAKAIHIAIVVDEYGGTSGIVTLEDILEEMFGEIQDEHEQEKRQIKSLDKNTYLIEGSTAIKKIEEELQVNFPEEEDFETISGYILETLKYIPSIGEVIKDEKMRITIIGASKRSINKVKLEKLMEKNSED
- a CDS encoding DUF21 domain-containing protein, translating into MSSEINLYYLFGKFALVGILVLFSAMFSSFETAFFSLSEFSKEKIASNQRLIKMLNQPKEVLANILIGNILVNTFASIFATSLLIDICDATRIKVGFGVAAAIVLMTIIMILYGEIIPKTFALKNSELSIRLIKPYFYAFSILVTPLKVMLLFIINLFTGKKEIKEEFTEEEVRSMLEISKKEGIIKEEEERMIHKIFEFSKTNVKEVMIPIDKVASVSINDKLRDVLRIIKKTGFSRLPVYKNNNSNIIGIIYAKDLLEYFGRDKDINLKDINLKEFIKKVFFVSESKKINKLFYELQSSKVHLAMVTDKKGKAIGLATIEDLMEEIVGEIKDEFDQV
- a CDS encoding diacylglycerol kinase, giving the protein MALLIFISTLFLDLTRLELVILFFSATLVIICEIINTAIESILDLITENRYHTLVRIGKDLAAGAVLVSAFNAFVVGYLILYPHLSYVSEKAIIYKVREIPGYLVFISLIMVVLITIMGKIYIGRGTPMQGGMPSGHSAVAFSIWTSIALITKNPLIIILTFLLAALLGRSRVGSGFHSYSEVIVGAVLGIAITLVIFLVLG
- the ybeY gene encoding rRNA maturation RNase YbeY, with translation MLTRQVQVANCQRKELIKIEKIKKIGLRLLKHLGEKGKISLVFSNDQFIKKLNKEYRGINKATDVLAFAFREAYYPLIKEDSFLGEVIISVQTAGKQANDLNHSLEKELNILIIHGLLHLLGYDHLKVEDETKMREKEEELLTLI
- a CDS encoding HDIG domain-containing protein, with the translated sequence MNKLTKYLKDLKDSLQGISYRKIRLKKLSQLLLILLILMSTIFLIAKKKELLKYPEEGSISTAFVKAPFQFYYEDEVATKLRKKEAVLRVKPVYNLDFTLIPILTNKINNFFDEIKTVKNDKFKDEVTRLFALKLKAGEANLSEDYLNFLLKYPNLDQIKETVLKILTDCLNRGITDEDEKKLKSDIIGGIIVVSLDNKDKKEFMIKSLDEFYQLINLKDVIKEKIDVSFKDKAKDVISTLISSYAILNLTFNGEETQKLIETAKKNIKPVRYLVAKGEKIVGDGEKITYYVTQKLKALHNLQTKDPKVHFNNFAGHAILISTLIFLMGVYFLRFQPKFSVKEDELLFLSIIVLVVVVLVKVAIWKGLSPYFIPMATFSMLMAIFLNQEIALLATMFLSIVSGMMTGNSLNLLIFYLGSGVIAIYASSFAKVKSDLTKSGITIALVNVFIVAGFGLINQTSYIFLSTLTLRAFINGIISAILTIGILPFLEKLTKRTTNFKLLELSDLNAPLLKKLSIEAPGTYQHSQSLGNLAEKAADAIEANILLTRVGAYYHDIGKINKPEYFVENQTNYNPHDGLKPNLSASILKFHVKDGVEIARKGKLPQKIINIIQEHHGTSLISYFYNLARKEEEEGKKETKIDEDSFRYPGPLPQSKEAAIVMLADTVEAAIRALPKLTHLRIEETVKKVINNKFIDSQLNECDLSLKDLNKIAAVFSKVLSVAYHGRIEYPQEERLKEN